The nucleotide sequence GCTTGTTAGAAGGGAGACATCCATCATGCCATGTGCAAATGTCTTTGTGGTGATGGATTTCTTCTCTTTCTTTTCCTTGGGAACTTCATTGGGTTGTGAATTTGTTCTCTTATCTCTATTTTGTTGTGGTTCTTTAACATTGCTTGTCATCtgaaaacaagtaataaatTATGGTTCTTATATGTTAAAGTGAAATGTAGATGAAATTTAAAACCAATTTCCCAATAGAATGATATTACAAAGTTTTCTAAGGTTTTAACTAAAGAGAAACGGAAGGGTGCTCTATCCTGTCCTTTTTCGgtggcacccttctgcccacatggagaccagcatgtgcacccttctgcccccAGTTAAAGTTATATGCTTATGATTATCAATTATGATTTaaccttttaaaatgattataatacaaaaatacatacatatattgcaATTGAAACCTATGTctttaattattcacaattCCTAACAAGTTgtcaaatttattaattatgttcAAGTTTGTCACAGCCCAATATACAATTTGCAATTTGCCCTTTTCTCTCTTAaaaccctgtccctcttctgcagcacactgctcttttttaaaaactggcTAAAAtccttgttttcttttttgtttcatatagTGCTATAGACTTTTTTTAGTATTACAAAATTAGAAATTAGCTTAAAATCtaatttttcatacaaaatgtACACTCAAGAGTCTAACTGTTGGCATCGTGTTGCATTAATTCAttcttataaaaatgaaaagggttatcatttataaatagttattgatcagtgtgtgtataccacgtgacaaaatatgtcataaatgctacgtcgaaactataatcaaagataacttcaccatttctacaccattttaaatgtaacacaGTGCAttctatgccgcttacggagccccgcattcTGTCTtctaccagagtttgattgagagttcaGTTTCTAAGAACACTTTGAAATACCTTTTCCCAAAACAGCCttctgatggagcactgtcaaaacattatttggaaacagtttttgatgattttatccacctaatcaaactccagTAAAAAACCGAAAGCAGGGCTATTCAAGCGGCatatactgccctttgtttcatttaaaatggtatagtaaaagaaaatcatctttgaatgtttaaagtcttcatttaaagcaaaatgttgatTTCCGACTAGGATATATGACGTAATACCGATTACAACAATGACTACCACTGATTTAGTACCTCTTCATCCTGTTCTGATGCTGTCTGGAATCCATGAGAATAGCGGCAATTACCAGCACATGGACTTCCACTCTGTCTCCCACCACAAGAACATGCTCCCTGATTTACATTTTGGAAATGCTCACTACCATTTCCTGACAATGAACCAAGGCTTTGTGATCTGTTGTAAGTCAATGATCTAAAGTTTGAAACTTGTTGACCATTTTGATCTGTTTTTGCTGCTGTGGGCCAGTTTTGCATTTGTTGGCCCATGTTTCCTGCACTTAGGAGGTTCTGACATGGGTTTTCCCTGTCCTGGACTTTTGGATTGCCAGTCAATAAGTGAGCAGAAGccatttcttgattttttttcactctGTCCCTTCTGTTCAGTAATCGCTTGTTCAATATAAACTGCAAAAAAAGAGAATAAACTGTGTTTAAACAAGAATTAGgagtggtcaaaattaacacagGCCTTCAAGCCAAGCCCTGATAAAATGCTTTTTGAACATGCTCAAATTTTGGACATATATTGCTGGGCTTTATACCAAACATTGGTGTAAGAAGTCAACCTCATACACTTCATGGAAGCCATATCTTGAAGGTGTCCACAGTGCCAGATATTCAGGTGGCTTTATCAGCCAAGATATGTCTTCAAAGACACATATCAGCATCACTGCTTCTAATGGAAGTTGATTTCTTTTAACAACCGTCAACTATACATGTGCAGCATGGAACCCGAATCAAGCAGACAAGGTTAATCAACTGGAATGACTCTAAAGACAGTAGTTTAAAATACAGTGGCTCAACACCAGGCTGTGTCAAATGTATGAGTAAAGAGATTGGTActctgttatttaaaaaaataaattcttgtGTGTTTGTGTAAGAACATTGCCGCAGTTAGTTCAGTCAGATAGTTCAGTGCTAGTGTTCCAATGGTCGTGTGTTCGAGCCCCAAATCTGGCACTCTTCTTACCAGGTACCTTACTGGTGTCAGGAATAAAAAGACAAGACCACCTAGATTAGCCTGAAGGTTCATACAGGCGGGAATGTGTGAGTACGAAATAGCTTCTAGTAAGCTTAGTgttacaaaagtcataaaaagtTAGAGCCCCTAACAGTGTGCCTTTATCCAAATTTATAATTTGATCTACACAGTTTGATAGTGTCTCAGTACAGTTAAGTCAACCATATAATTCAATAATACACTGGACCTTTCATTGCAGTATGAAAAGGGAGAGATCTATTTAGTTTGGCCATCTATCCGAAAGCAGTACGTCCGAAACTAGATGTATGTCATATAACAATGACTACTATGCATACTACTGCATTCTAATGAAAACTTGCAATGTCGAGATTTAACCTACTTTAATGAATTAATACTCACCAAGTGATTAACTTTACACACCCAGTCAGATTTAATAATTGCCGTGTACTGTAgagtgttaatttattttctattttgatcCGTTTTGATCCGTGTCATTCGACGCTGAAATAGGGAACAGACAACAGTTTCACGATAACTGTTGAAATCTCATACTTGAAGTATACAGTATAGGTCTGGTTTCTGCTtttggtttttttttgtgtgaattgGATAGGTGTGTGTtgcatatattaaacacttatatctttatttcttcttcttcttcttcttcttcttcttcttcttcttcttcttcttcttcttcttcttcttcttcttcttcttcttcttcttcttcttcttcttccaaATAGGTACAGTCCACACTATGCTGGGTCGTCGTACCGTGATAAAAGTAACTTGCGTGCGCAAACCAAGAACTTAAATTCATGTGTAAGtaaaaatatctatatttacaGTGCAGATAAAATCATTACGAAGACTTATCGGAGCTGTATAGCATGCAACCCTGATCTGAAAGCGTCAAGCGAGGCACTGTCAACAACTGACTGGGGTAGGGAGTTCAACAACCGAATAACGCCTGGAAAGAAAGAGTGTTGGTACACCATGGTCCTTGCGAAAGGTAGCAGGAATTTCTGGTGATGGCCGCTCAAGGTAGTGGCTGGAATGAGATTGGTCAGCGGTTTGGCTACCGGATGGTTGACTATGCAGTAGATCATAACATATTTAGTTTGTGCACGTCTCTCCTGTAAGGTGGACTATTGAAGCTTTTGTACATGGCAGTTACACTGCTAGTTCTGTGATGATCTCCAGTTGCATATCTGGCTGCTCTGCACTGGACCATTTCAATCttgctattgttttcttttgtatgaGGATCCCAGATGATGCTACCATAGTCCAGTATTAGGCGGACGAGTGTCTTGTAGCAAAGGTCTTTTGTTGCTCTAGGGCACTGATATGTGTTTCTGGATATGAAAGCCCTGGTGTTGTAAGCTTTCTTGACTGTGTTATTTATATGTTGATTCCAGTTTAGGGTTTTATGTATGTTCAGTTGTAGATACTTGGCAGAGTCCACTGATTCTAGTGTGTGACCATGGATGTTATAAGGCATATCCACGATTTTCCTTTTGTTTGTGACATAGATGACTTGACACCTTGTGATAACtactgtatttaataactgaattcgcaaacatattaaattggTGCTATACGATTTACTGTGATCGACTATCATCTCATAAcgtagaaataccttgtttcCTGCACCtttcttacaaaataaactctttattcttcataagaaccattacttttgatatataattatccTTTATGGAAGCTTACAATATACTCTTGAGAAAACAATTCGGGGATAAAATATAAAGTCTGCGACTTTCTGAGTGTGTACccatattaaataatgaagacGAGAGATGGGAGTACCACATTAAAATGAAAGGAACGTTATCACAAGCGTGCCAAATTCACCACACACATACTGACCATTGGGTTTCTTCCTATTAGTATAAAGACACAATTTATGTATCAGACAGTCTTGGCACAgacagaaaaatataatttctgaTGGTTTAAAATTCCAACTGTCTCAAACTTAAAATCATTCCAAGCAATAGGactaaatgtcatgaaaaaacacaaataatattgATTGTGGACTTTTGCAGCGTGAATTACATTTGTAACatccactggcaccggattttcaaactcaaagatcgtttaatttttgattttttttaaatacatgtattcaatgttttatcacaaatcgcctgatatcaagaaaagtgtACCTTACCGACTTCAAGTGTCTGATCAGTTTTATGTTAGGgacatttgttgttgttgttgtataaaatatCTAATTCCACACAAGACGGGCGCTGAATTACCAGCTTTATAAATCAACGGATGACTTAAATCTGGCGGCAATTTTAATGAGAggctttctaaattattaagcaatctcatttgccgaattgtaatattttgataatacacatcaataatCGTTCAAGTCATGGGACTATGCTGACTagtgctttgtttttttatatattcatctacagtaataacacaacaataaacagttttactacattattagttaccaatttcttttataagtATCAGTAGAGATCTGCAGTTATAGGGCTCTAAACTAAGCCAAAGCATACTAAATCCAGTGTGTGACActcatttcatttacaaaatataacttacaaacCAAAAAGTGATAATCGACAGAAATCTGCATTGTAATAATAAGCACAAACGGATCAAGGCAGTAGCGGGGGTGCAactatggaggctattcgttgccaaaagtccagacgtgtaattcccacaatgtgcttcttaatcgtactaaatatctcttacatttgtcaatgtagacgtgctatttgttgtaTCTATTCatcagtttttccgtattgatttgtcatttgtcattatagtagtcaaaatgtatatttgtcagatcgaccctgtataaactcactaaaagatagatcgtataacttgcctttaacaatatgatgatgtaattttgaaagccgaatcatgcatatgtaaaactgcaatcctacagtcgacattcgcattcgtaaaatgaacatttgcagtccaaatCCTCCGATATGAAGAGACATGACACATTATAAACAGAACataatacaaagaaacatattgaacaaaaatttacataaattatatacaacaaacaaatatatcagataggaaggataactataaataatacatcTAGTAATACTGTATGATAACTATGTACTTATACAGTGAATGAGACAtagttttgtaatttcatttacatttccCCATTCTACGACGTcttattgttaataatttgtttacatatattataatttcttgtttatattttgattttctaCCGTGCTAGCCCAAAATAACCTAAACGACGAAAAGCGAAAGTCTAGGTCATAATCACGGGagttattatttgttgtatccGTATTTATACAGGATCCTAATGTACTTCAGTGCCGCGTTGAAAGCCTTGACTCTAACTGTGTCCTCTATAGATAGCTGCGGAAAACCAGTTAAAAGTTCGATTAATTGCTTATCGGGTTTAAGATGACTGAACTCAAGGAAAACTTTGGCACTAAGACATTTACATAACGCTACCCATAAATCGTCTCTAGAAGCGCTCgagattttacaaaacattattttgtgcaaAACCATTTGTTCTGTTATTATTTCACATTCTTGGCATTTGGACACAAAActtcttgaaaaatatttactaataatCAGCATAGCAGTCCTGCAATTTTTCAGCTGGTCTCTATACATGTTACTAAACTGCCACATTAAACAAGGTTCATATTCACAATGGATAGACTTAAATAATCGTAGGTTCACATCGTTTTcctgtgatattttgtatttggttACAACACgattatttatagatttatttacagTAGATCTCCAGCTATCATGACTCGGAAAAATTGCATCCCTCTGGAAGTggcataatacatgtattaaattatatttgccTAAGATTCTGTAAATGTCTGGAATAAATCCTGTTACTGCACTTGGTTCGCTTTCGAATTTGCAAAGTCTTAATAGGAATaagttttttaacctttttgtgTAATCAGTACGGCACAATTGTCCGAAAAATAGTAATTTTCTTTTGTCTATATATGTTTCTAATGAGTAGATTCCAGCACAACTTAACGCAATCACTGTTCTTGTATATACTGGCATATTTTGCATATGTTTCACACATACTCTGTGGGCTCGTTCTAGAGCCAATATATGATGATCCTGTAGGTCACTCCACAACTCGCAACCGTAGAGGGCCTTTGGGATCACAGTGCTAAggtataatttttttatagCAAGCGGATGCATTGTCATTTAAGCCATAATCATTTAAGCTAAAATACGTACGACGTAATCTTTTACAACAAAAGTCGACCGATGTGCTTATGTCGTTATATTTATCGGAAAATACTCCAAGGTGTTTGTAGCTTATGGATTCCGTTACTTCTCCGTTACAAATTGACCAATGActaacgaatcagattttctttcgtttatttccgtcgaatcaagcaagggagataacatcttcgcctacctcctgtaaattcccggttgtaagtccgagtactctctcttatttcacaataaaaactaaaattaacttcatcttttatttaattttgacgatcaatgttcctaaatgggttataaatcaccatattatttagtcagttgcagttgggtgtatctaAGCTGGGCTCACagacccagatttatactgccactgtcagttttttttacttatatacccaagcaggcaaaaattgttcatttattttatttacaagtggaccatgggcgggtcgttcagtgtgtgtgtggggggggggggctgtagggcctgtgtcaacacccacccccacccccccagttggcccgcaagtaaacttaaaggttatttttttgtcaatatttctcagaaaaaagtacttgattacgccataatgcaccaattcagactaaaaatatttgatatattctaGGGGAAGTACCCCTtaaccccacttcccacattttaaacatattaatgtcatgcccactcgagggatcatgtccaaaaattTGTGCCcttaagtaacgcccctctaacgcaagtccctgttcaaaacctgctccagcaaacccacgaaacttttgatggacatcataatgatatccacctagttttgtctgatgttatacatttactatcttaataagcatgtatggtgtaaacgtgtaatttcaatacatcattgaaacaaaatatccatgtggatggaagaacagccctccaacccacttgtgtcccccagttatgaattacgggatctgccactgtgaaccataacaatcaagtgggggatttcaagaacatgaaaaaatagatatcgtgagtcttagattagaaaaacaaacgcgcgatttttcccctccaaaagggctaggtccgcttcacctcaatgtgaaaaaagccctgactgttgagtgtgggtggggtataaaagatagcagcaagtaataattgtttattagcaataaattgacttcatcattaaaatactttattaattacctataaaataatatacgttacagtataatgtacgagttatatgaagttgtaatcttagtgtattttatccatacagttccagctaccaggtaagaaacctctggggcatcttagtgaataatttccacttaatgaaaatttagatttttttcttcgtaaattttaaattatctaatattacttgcaatcttaaacattgcaaaaaggcaagaaagtgtcctctaatggttgaatttaaaatagtgtttatagtaatttaaagctgcactctcacagattgacagttttgacaacctttttttgtcccagactcggctgattttggcagcaatgctttctatacaaataataagattactcacaataaaacagatctaaattgtttggaaaactgccgacatttttcatttttcttaaaacgttactgtagtatcacttttagccataaaacatcaatttgcgaacgtaaaactgaaaaactgtatctgatcttttgtcagcagtattataccactggtatccagacatttacgcaaaaattggctaattccaaaacaaaaaataaaaatagttgtcaacacggccaatctgtgagggtgcagctttaaaagaaaaataagacaatgggacttttcatttttgaagtataatttaatgctaatggcttacattttgttgtgttggagtcaagtatcattttgcatacatctcatttcatgtcatatgtgcgtattaattactattatatagacaaaaacatgttgtaatatcatatattattttattcgacatgaatacatcctgtttccaaatcatagtccatagtgtcataatatagatgattcgtaatgtctataataaggttcgcaatgtccatggtccaaagtatccataattggtttaaatagagccgagtgatagcggaaatttccgaaagacgtaaggaggagttaagacatggttaaggcggagttaagacatggttaaggcggagctatctataaataaaattaaattcatcttatgttcaactgcgaatgaaaagttaccaccatacaatgtattttgtagaactacgaactgaaatctgtcttctacacaccgcaatgtaaaacccggcatgtgactttcacagaatgacgtgtgttttaacatacacaactttataaacacgactgaatcgtctgatgaatagatgcaacgagaataaaactccaatcggtacaatgaaaaatgaaaatgtgcagtgtaaaatgtaaacatacaaccgatgagttggcggtt is from Mya arenaria isolate MELC-2E11 chromosome 9, ASM2691426v1 and encodes:
- the LOC128203409 gene encoding ninjurin-B-like; the encoded protein is MASAHLLTGNPKVQDRENPCQNLLSAGNMGQQMQNWPTAAKTDQNGQQVSNFRSLTYNRSQSLGSLSGNGSEHFQNVNQGACSCGGRQSGSPCAGNCRYSHGFQTASEQDEEMTSNVKEPQQNRDKRTNSQPNEVPKEKKEKKSITTKTFAHGMMDVSLLTSNATQLRAVLSNPEHDFYRFLLILIGLSITLQIISGVLLVVSDFYKTQVKEKDRQNQRKRKTLSFISLAMVMIVTALNILISTFYTPDVHGTNHHRHSHSQTPSEPNFSQSSYAGPVPSSHTEL